ATCAGAGGACTCACTGCCATGTACAGGCTGAGACCTGGTATAACCATCCTAGGTCTGCTCTCATACACTCTTCTTGGCTACCCATAAAGAGAGATTCAGTTTGGGAAGTATAAATTTCTTGATGGACCACATACCAAATCTCCTCTACAACCCTCTGTGGTAAGAAAACTAAACCTTCACAGGTAGGTCCAGATAGAGAATATAGCAGTTATGTTATAAAAGGTTTAatgatttatatatgtgtgtggtatGCAAGATAGTGAGCATAAAATGGACTCTGATATTCTGTAGCTGGGGCAATTTAACAAACTCTTACATAGCACTTAGTATATGCCAACCACTCTTCTAAGTGGCCAAAAATATTAgctgatttaatcattataacAACTCATTAAGCTAGCTGTTTTTtaccccattttagagatgatgaaACTAAGGCATAGAGAGGTGAtatcatttgcccaaggtcacacagctaataagtggtacAACCAGAATTCAGGCATTGCTGGTCTGGGTCCACAGTCCATACTCCTAACCACCATACTCTGCTACCTCTTTGCCTTAATGTTATTACACAGGAAATATTCCTAACAAAAACGCACTCTTTTGGCTCAGAAAAACAGTATAAAACTCTTGCATTGCCACAGGGCACACAGAACACAGGGGCAGGTGGCAGATAATATAGAAACACTTAAGTTAGATAAAAGGTCAATGATACTGAACACATCAAAAGAGAAGCCATCCCTGAAGGCAATGAATGATAGCAATTGGTATGAAAAGGATAAGACTTCCTCAGCATTGTGATTGATAAGTACTCATGGATTATGGACAACTTGAGCACTTACAGGTGAGATAATCAGCAGACAGTAGTAAAGGTTCTGATACAAGAAAGCTATATCCCAGTATAGATGAGCATGGGAAAGAATGAACCTGACACAGAGAAGAAGaccaggagaaagaaaacatattctaaaatgtctataGTTTTTATTCTAGCCTACTTTTAATCATTCTCAGTAAGCTGTGATCTTCACAAAGCcctgtgttttaaaatagaaagcaaaataccTTCTCTGGTTAGAGACTGAATTGAAATGATCTTCCTAACTCCTGTCTGTGGTCAAGAGCGCTGTAGTCAGGGTTGGCAAAACCAAGCACACATGACATGTTACCGAGCATGTTTATGCAGGGGAAGTGAGGCAGGTGAGACAAGAGCAGGCTTTAGGGTCTTTGATGGCCAGGTACCTACTAGATTCTGGGGACCTGGATCATCCATGTCATGTTGGGGCAATGGATGCGGTTGCGGACAAACCAGGAGGCGAGTTTGCTCCACTCATCAGGACTGCGGCCATAGATGGACAGGCGGGGCTCAGCGTGCTGGTACTTGGCCTCCACCAGGTCTGCACCTACCTCCTGCAAAGCCAAGAGTGGAGTCTAAGCCAGGAATTCCCACAAGTCCCTCCTGGGTCTAAACCTGAGGGATCTAGGGAGAGGAGATGGGTACTAAGAAGAACTGAGGAAACGTCAAAGGAAGTAGAAGGAAAATATCAAAGGTTAAGATCCAAGGGAACTGGGAGTTGACGAGAATCTGGTGGGCATAAAAGATTGAACGTAATAGAGACTAGAGAGTGAAAAAATCAGGCTAAaggtgatgaggatgatgatatTCAAGGCTCCTGCAAAAGAAATTCAGCTTTTCATAGTCTGCTTACCTCCCCAACACAAATCTCCCAAGTCCATATACTATTCCTGCTTCCTAATGCAGAAGCGCCATGAAGATGAGAGTGGATTCCTAATCTAACTCTGCCTGAATTTACAACTCCCAAAGCCTGAAAAAGCCCAGTCCTTAATCCCCAAACCATAACCTTAATTTCTCTACTCtaggaaaagaagtctttaaaAAGCACTACAGTGGACATTTCAAAAcaaattcttatatttatttgcatagtGTTTGGCCCCCGAGATAgcactcttccttccttccttccttccttccttccttccttccttccttccttcctcccttcctccctccctccctccctccctccctccctccctccctccctccctccctcccttccttccttccttccttccttccttccttccttccttccttccttccttccttccttccttccctccctccccttctctccctcttttcccctcctttcttttcctctcttcccttccttcctaccttttcttctttccttctcttcctccctctcctcaagAACCATGCCAAGTACCGTAAATCTGCTTGGTTCATTCTTACCTTGATGATAGTGGCAAAGTATTCCCCATTAATGTAATTGTCTGTCTTTAAGTAGAGGTCCCGTAGCTCACTCGCGCCTACAGGATTgtatttgtcattgaatttatCAAAACGCTGGAAGGTCTGGCGTCCCTGAATCAGGAAGAAGGAGCAAAAATGTAATATTATCAGAGCTGCCTGGACACAGAGAGGTAGGGAACACTCAAGTGGAACAGGGGCCTGATAACAGGGGAAGGGATTGGGCTCCCAGAATAGAATCTGGGGCAATTGACAATGAGTGAACGTCAAAATTGTCTGTGGTACTTTCAGACAGCATGGTAAGCCCGGATGTTTAAGAGGACTCTGAGAAAGGAGGGCTTATAGAAGAAAGACACGTGAGATTCTGAGAATTAGAGTGAAACTGACACTGTCTTTTCAACCTACAGCATGAACATCCAGAGAATCAACAGTCAGGTCATAGGgatgcatttttaatttagtaaaaagTTCCTTTAAGGTCAAATTCTTCTCTGTGGTGCTATATACCACTCTGTCAGCATCAACTTGGTAAGATTTCTTAATAAAACGCAGTAGATGTTTCTGGTTCATGCAAGCAGCTGCATGGATATGGGTGTCCACCTGTGTGTACATTCGGAGAAAGAAAAACCATCAATCAGCCTTAGTTAAGCTACTCTGTTAGAGGTTATGGTGCTTGCAAATCCCACCGTGTTTGGACAAACAAGTAAATAATGGGGATGTGTACTGACAGCTGGTGGAGTGGCCCAGCAATAAAGAACCTATTAGGATTTTTATGTGCTCATGCAAGGATGTGAAAGTTTAGGCTAGATGCAATAATTATGATTGTTTCTCTTATATATCTGTAAATCCAATTTACTTCCTACATTTGATCCATAcaaatttttattagttttaatttaattaattacttttttttgagactgggtcttactatgttgcccaggctggtctcaaactccagtgagcctcccaccttagcctcccaagtagctggattACAAGTGTGTACCACAGTAcccacaagatttttttttctggagacagagtctcactttgttgcccaggctagagtgagtgccgtggcatcagcttagctcacagcaacctcaaactcctggctcaagcaatcctactgcctcagcctcccaagttcctgggactacaggcatgcggcaccatgcctggctaattcttttctatatatattagttggccaattaatttctttctatttatagtagagacggggtctcgctcttgctcaggctggtttcgaactcctaaccttgagcaatctgcccacctcagcctcccagagtgctaggattataagcgtgagacaccatgcctggcctccactAGATTATTTAGGACCATTCTTCACCCCTTAAACACAACTGCAAGTGAAGTAGCTGCCACAGCTTTCAGCCCCAAAGcagaaaagatagaaattataaagtcATGGCAGAGTGATGGCATTTatgaggtaaatatttttataattacaattttacacactgaagttttttttttttttttttttttggagacagagtctcactttgttgcccaggctagagtgagtgccgtggcatcagcctcgctcacagcaacctcaatcttttgggctcaagcgatcctcctgcctcagcctcccaagtagctgggactacaggcatgcgccaccatgcccggctcatttttttctatatatatttttagttggtcaattaatttctttctatttttggtagagacggggtctcgctcaggctggtttcgaacttctgaccttgagcaatccgcctgcctcggcctcccaaagtgctaggattacaggcgtgagccaccgcgcccggcccacactgAAGTTTTGACAGATTAATTTGTCCAAGGTTATATAGGCAGCTGAGCCAGGATTTGGGCCTGAATCTCTGTTCATGTATTTCCTATTCCCACTTCCTTGCAATTATTTAAATGGTCAGAGCATATCTTGGGAGTGTTTCTAATTGCTTGGATTTCATAATCACTAATTTATTTGGTATTCACAATCCTCATGTGAACTGGGTTGATCAGATAGATTtcccaattttacaaatgaggatactgaagcttgaaaatatttaatcacTTCCCCCAAAGTTTTACAGTcaggaagtagaagaaaaaggaCTAGAAGGTAGTTCTTCCAAATCCTAGAATAACATTTTTggatgttttattcatttttgttatttttattgttgatgataattatgattttttttatgccAAGAATATGACAAATCTTTCCATggggaaaacaacagaaatggcaTTTAACGCTTTAGATATAATCTATCTGTTTTCACTAAAATCCACTGTACCTGCAGAAATCTTAGATTAATCAGAAAAATAGTGTTTTTCTTGTCCTTCTCAAGAAATAATAGATTAATGTTTTTGTCCCGGAACTACCTCTAAGTAGCTAAAACAGTTACCTTCCTGCAGTTATAAAAATCTCGGTGAGGGTTGTTTTTCAGCTCCTTTAACTCATCCATCTCGTTGAGCATCTGATGGACCTGGAACTTGGAGGAGAGGAACTTCAGGCGCCGGTGGGCATAGGTCTTACTGTGAAGAATAAacttatataatttcaaaaaattgtagacatttaagaaaaacaatcacAATTTCAAAACTATCAAGACCCTTATCACTCATAGGAAATGATTACTGGGACAAAACTTTCTGTTTATTCTGCAGTTAATCTCACTGAAAAGTATTGGgtgtggccgggcatggtggctcacccctataatcctagcactctgggaggccaaggcgggcggattgctccaggtcaggagttcaaaaccagcctgagcaagagcgagaccccatctctactataagtagaaagaaattaattggctaactaatatatatagaaaaaattagccgggcatggtggcacatgcctgtagtcccagctactcgggaggctgaggcagcaggatcgcttgagcccaggagtttgaggttgctgtgagctaggctgatgccacagcactcactctagctagggcaacaaagtgagactctgtctcaaaaaaaaaaaaaaatttaaaaaaaaaaagtattgggtCCCAGCTTTTTGTAAGAGTTGGATATAATAATGAGGGAGGACTTAAAAAGGTATCTTAAAAGTCAGTGGAGAGTGTCATTCAAAGCTAAGGGCTCTGGCTTTGGAGCCAGTAGATTTAAGGAGCTCAAATCCTGGCTTAGCCAGCTGTGTCactttgggcaatttacttaacttATCAAAGTCTCAACTcataaaactgaaattataaaaataacaacctCATAGAACAACTGTGAggagtaaaagaaataatgtacatGAAGGTTTTAACATAGTGTTTGAATatagtaaacatttaataaatacttgttgttactattattattattagttgttgttgtttaggTCTCACTAAACACTTACACAGGTCCTTGGGCAATTAAAGCCagtaaaaaattcatgtcatCCAAGAAGGTGTCCAAATTTGGGTAAGGAAGTGGCTTAGGCTCGTCTTTGCTGGCTGCTGCTTCATTAGGATAGATGTAAATGACACCATCTTTCATTTTGAGGAGATAGCCCAGGTTTTCAGGAAGGTCATCTGTTCGGAAAGGGTCTTCTCCCTTCTTCACAGGGGGAGTAAAGACTTTTTCAAAAAAACACAGAGTAATATATTAGCACACAGTAATATATTAGCACATGACCacataaaaatagccaaaatatgaaatactatAAAATCTCATTAGTTTGGAATCCTGTCCTTCATAAGTTGTCATTATCCAGAATTAATAATTGCATTATTTTTGAAAGGTGACTAAATTAATAGTATAAAATGactatacaaataatattttatctagtGAAAGAATGATTTTCAAGTTCTTTAGAAGGACTGCATACATAAAGTAATTGATATACTACttacaaatactttaaattatttactgaAGTTGATCATCAAAGCCTTTGTTTAGAGTATTTTATTAGCCTATTAGATGAATATTTAGAGCATTTTATTGGCCtattgcataaaaataaaagtcaaactgTAGTTAAAAGACAAAGTTTGGACCTTTACCTTACATAAATCAACCTTTTTTCATTAGCCTTAGAGtgtttttaaagtagattttcaAGGAGCAGGttaacagcaaaattgagtgaAAAGTTTCTAGATACCTCCAGCACCACAAATGCATAGCCAACCCCTACTATCAACATCCTGTATCAGAGTGCATTGATTTCTTATAATCTATATTGATACATCATAATCAACCAAAGTCCCTAGTTTACATtagcttcactttttttttttttttttgagacagagtctcactttgttgcccaggctagagtgagtgccatggcattagcctagctcacagcaacctcaatctcctgggctcaagcaatcatgctgcctcagcctcccaagttcctgggactacaggcatgcgccaccatgcctggctaattttttctatatatattagttggccaattaattttctatttatagtagagatgggggtctcgctcttgctcaggctggttttgaactcctgacctagagcaatctgcccgcctgggcctcccagagtgctaggattataggcgtgagccaccgcgcctggcctagctTCACTCTTGATGTTGTGCAAacctatgggttttgacaaatgtgtaatgacatgtatccaccattatggtatcatacagaatagttccaGTCCTCTAAAAATCCTCTATGCTGCACCTAATGTAATTTTTAGtgtaaagggagaaataaaataaattcttataataaGAATCACAATTCTTATGTTAATTATGTTTCCAACCTTTCAAAGCACATACAATTTCTGCTAAAGAAATTGAGAAGGGATTAAGTGGATAAGTGTTCCCTTCTTTCCACTGTTAACAGCCTAAGAAAGTCATGAACATATTCCAAATGGTCAGAGCCTTTAAgcactcatttatttactttcgACTCGTAAGGTCATTCATGCCTCTTCACTGCTGTGCCCAAGGAAGGCATCAGAAAGTCTCCTGTTTGCAAGTGATGCCTGAAGTAGCCAGAGtgagaaaaataacagtaaaaaatttGCACATTTCCTGTTCAAAACTGGCATATAAGGAGcataaaagaagtaaaacaacATGTTGCTACATCAAACATCAATTTTCAAATCCTTAAACATATTAGAGAGATAAAGTCTAACTTACAGGAATTAAAA
This region of Microcebus murinus isolate Inina chromosome 2, M.murinus_Inina_mat1.0, whole genome shotgun sequence genomic DNA includes:
- the AMPD1 gene encoding AMP deaminase 1 isoform X2, whose protein sequence is MTLRVEIFTPPVKKGEDPFRTDDLPENLGYLLKMKDGVIYIYPNEAAASKDEPKPLPYPNLDTFLDDMNFLLALIAQGPVKTYAHRRLKFLSSKFQVHQMLNEMDELKELKNNPHRDFYNCRKVDTHIHAAACMNQKHLLRFIKKSYQVDADRVVYSTTEKNLTLKELFTKLKMHPYDLTVDSLDVHAGRQTFQRFDKFNDKYNPVGASELRDLYLKTDNYINGEYFATIIKEVGADLVEAKYQHAEPRLSIYGRSPDEWSKLASWFVRNRIHCPNMTWMIQVPRIYDVFRSKNFLPHFGKMLENVFMPVFEATVNPQAHPDLSVFLKHITGFDSVDDESKHSGHMFSSKSPKPQEWTMEKNPSYTYYAYYMYANITVLNSLRKERGMNTFLFRPHCGEAGALTHLMTAFMIADNISHGLNLKKTPVLQYLFFLAQIPIAMSPLSNNSLFLEYAKNPFLDFLQKGLMISLSTDDPMQFHFTKEPLMEEYAIAAQVFKLSTCDMCEVARNSVLQCGISHEEKAKFLGDHYLEEGPAGNDIRRTNVAQIRMAYRYETWCYELNLIAEGLKSTE